A region of the Polaribacter sp. L3A8 genome:
ACATCAATATTTAAAGTAGCACATTTTTCTGTAATATTAGGAAAATGTTCTATAAATTTCTCCATATCTAAATTAGTACAATCTAAATAGACATGCGGTTTTCCACTTTTCTTTAATTCATTATCTATAGCTCTAGCAACAATATCTCTAGAAGCTAATTCTTCTCTTTCATCGTATTTATGCATAAAGAAATCACCATTGTAATCTCTTAATTTTGCACCAAATCCTCTTACAGCTTCGGAAATTAAAAAAGCAGGATATTCTCCTGGATTGTATAATGCTGTTGGGTGAAACTGAATAAATTCCATTTCAGAAATTTCTGCTTTTGCACGGTATGCAATTCCTATTCCATCGCCAGTAGCAACCACAGGGTTAGTGGTGGTTTCATATACTTGTCCATTACCTCCGGACGCTAAAACGGTAAATTTGCTTACAAAAGTTTTTACTTTTGCCTTTTTCTCGTCTAAAACATAAGCTCCATAACAAGAAATTTTTCCATTTCGTTTTGTCTTTCTCTTTTTAGTTTGATGTTCGGTAATTAAATCAATTGCATAATGATGGGTAAGAAAATCAATATTTTTAAGTGCATTTACCTTTGCTAATAGTGCACGTTCAATTTCTCCTCCAGTAATATCTGTATGGTGTAAAATTCTATTTTGAGAGTGTCCACCTTCACGACCTAAATCGTAATCTCCTTTTTCATTTTCATCAAACTGTGTTCCCCAATCAATTAATTCTTGCAGTCTTTTTGGGGCATCACCTACCACCATTTTTACTACTTCTTCATCACACAAACCATCACCAGCAACTAAAGTGTCATTTATATGTTGCTCAAAACTATCTACCGCTTTGTTGTAAACAGTAGCAATTCCACCTTGGGCATACTTTGTGTTAGATTCACTTTGTTCGTCTTTTGTAATAATTGTGATTTTTGCATCTTTAAACTCTGTGGCCGTTTTTAGCGCAAAAGTTAAACCAGCAATACCAGAACCAATCACTAAAAAGTCAGTGAAGATTATTTTTTTATCAGGTAACATTTTTAAGGTGTTATTTAGAAAGTTCTAACATTCTGTTAATAGGAATTATTGCTTTTTTACATAATTCTGCATCAACTTCAATATCAGGTAATTCATGTTTTAAACACAAATACAATTTTTTCATTGTATTCATTTTCATATAAGCACACTCACTACAAGCACAAGTGTTGTCTTCTTTTGCAGGAGCAGGAATAATTATTTTATCAGGATTTTCTTGCAACATTTGAAACAAGATTCCAGCTTCTGTAGCTACAATAAACTTTTTCTTTTCACTATTTCTAACATGATTTAAAAGTCCAGAAGTAGAACCAATATATTTTGCAACCTTAAGCATGTGTGCTTCAGATTCTGGATGCGCAATTAATTCGGCATCAGGATGCTCTTTATATAAGTCAATCAATTTTTCCATAGAAAAAGCTTCGTGTACCATACAAGCTCCGTCCCAAAGTAACATTTCTCTACCTGTTTCTTTGTTTAAATAAGCGCCTAAATTTCTATCAGGAGCAAAAATAATAGGTTGGTCTAAAGGAATAGAGTCTATTATCTTTCTTGCGTTAGACGATGTACAAACGTAATCGCTTAAAGCTTTAATTTCTGCCGAACAATTAATATAAGTAACAACAAGATGATCTGGATGTTGTTTTTTAAATGCGGCAAAATCTTCTGGCGGACAAGAATCTGCCAAAGAACAACCTGCTAATAAGTCTGGTAAAAGAACTTTTTTTGTTGGGTTTAATATTTTAGCGGTTTCTGCCATAAAATGAACACCCGCAAAAACAATCATGTCTGCATCTGTTTTAGCAGCTTGTTGTGCTAATGCTAAACTATCACCAACAAAATCTGCAATTTCTTGAATTTCATCAATTTGATAATAATGCGCTAAAAGAACTGCATTTTTTTCTTTTTTTAGCTTTAAAATCTCCTCGACATAATTAATATCAGGAGTTTTAATATCTAAAAATCCTTTTTCAGTAAGATTTTTCTTTGCAGTTTCTAAAGTTTCCATAAAAAATGTTTATTTTGAACTAGTGTGCAAATATAAACTCTATTTTGTTGCTAAGAAAATGATTGACCTCATTCTATTAAATATTGATTATAATTTACTATAAAATGAAATTTTCAGAAGCCTTTTGGGAAAAAAAATATACGAATAATAAGATTGGTTGGGATTTAGGAGAAGTGTCACCACCATTAAAAACGTATTTTGATCAACTAATAAACAAGAATTTAAAAATTCTAATTCCAGGTGGTGGAAATTCTTATGAAGCAGAATACCTTTTTAACAATGGTTTTAAAAATGTTTATGTGGTTGATGTTTCTAAAATTCCTTTAGAAAACTTAAAAAAGAGAGCTCCTGCGTTTCCATCAGAACAACTAATTCATGCTAATTTTTTTGATGTCGAAACTACTTTTGATTTGGTGATAGAGCAAACTTTCTTTTGTGCTATAGATCCACTTTTAAGAGAAAAGTATGCGTTAAAAATGCATCACTTATTAAGAGCTAAGGGTAAATTGGTAGGTTTGCTTTTTGATGCAAAACTAAATGAAGATCATCCACCTTTTGGTGGAAGTAAAAAAGAGTATTTAAATTATTTTAAGCCATTTTTTAAAATACAGAAAATGGATTCTTGTTATAATTCGTATCCTAATAGAGTAGAAATGGAGTTATTTATAAAGTTAGAAAAGTAATTATAAAAGCGAACTGTTTGTGATAAATGTTACAGATAAATAGCCTTGTTTTTGTATTTTTACTATTTAAAACCACAATATGGAAGACATGCTCTTTTATGATCGATTGCAATTTGCATTTACGATTACTTTCCACTACATATTTCCGCAATTAACAATGGGATTGTCATTAATGATTGTTTTCTTTAAATGGAAATATTTAAGAAATAATGACGAAAAATATAACAATGCAGCCAAATTTTTTATGAAAATTTTTGCTGTTAATTTTACAATGGGTGTTGTCACAGGAATTCCGATGGAATTTCAATTTGGTACCAATTGGGCAAAATTTTCTGAACTAACAGGAGGTATTATTGGTCAGACTTTGGCAATGGAAGGGATGTTTTCTTTCTTTCTAGAATCGTCTTTTTTAGCGCTCTTTATTTTTGGAGAAAAATTAATGGGACAAAAACTCCATTTTTTAACAGGTTTCTTAGTGTTTTTAGGTTCTTGGGCAAGTGGTTGGTTTATTTTAGCAACCAATGCTTGGATGCAACATCCTGTAGGTTATGAGGTTTTAGAGAACGGTAAATTCGTATTAGAAAACTTTTCTGCACTGTTTACAAACCCATGGTTGTTGCCTGCTTTTTTACATAATCAATTGGCATCAGTGGTAACTTCTTCTTTTGTAGTAGCAAGTATTGGTGCTTTTTACCTTTTAAGAAAAAAACAAGTTGAATACGGAAAGCTATTTTTAAAAACAGGAGTAATTTTTGGTTTAGTGTCAAGTCTTTTAGTGGCTTTTCCTACAGGAGATTGGAATGCCAAAAACGTAGCTAAATATCAACCAGCTGCTTTTGCGGCTATGGAAGGAATTTTTGAAACCGAAGAAGCCGGAGCAGAAATTGTTTTGGTTGGTCAGCCAAATATGGTTGAAAAAAAATTAGATAATAAAATTGCAGTACCAAACATTTTAAGTTTTTTAACGCACCAAGATTGGAATAAACAAATTCCGGGAATGGATCAATTTAAAAAAGAAGAATTGCCAGACAATATACCGGCGCTTTATTATTCTTATCATATAATGGTTGGTTTAGGTACTATTTTTATTGGTGTTATGTTACTTTCACTTTTCTTTTTATGGCGCAGAAAATTGTATACTTTAAAACCCTTACTTTGGGTAATTATGTT
Encoded here:
- the nadB gene encoding L-aspartate oxidase, with the protein product MLPDKKIIFTDFLVIGSGIAGLTFALKTATEFKDAKITIITKDEQSESNTKYAQGGIATVYNKAVDSFEQHINDTLVAGDGLCDEEVVKMVVGDAPKRLQELIDWGTQFDENEKGDYDLGREGGHSQNRILHHTDITGGEIERALLAKVNALKNIDFLTHHYAIDLITEHQTKKRKTKRNGKISCYGAYVLDEKKAKVKTFVSKFTVLASGGNGQVYETTTNPVVATGDGIGIAYRAKAEISEMEFIQFHPTALYNPGEYPAFLISEAVRGFGAKLRDYNGDFFMHKYDEREELASRDIVARAIDNELKKSGKPHVYLDCTNLDMEKFIEHFPNITEKCATLNIDVTKDYIPVVPASHYICGGVNVNKKAKTSIKKLYACGEVTRTGLHGGNRLASNSLLEGLVYAHNAFLNVSKKYNSAKMPKDIPVWNDNGVIKNMEKILIAHDRNEVKTIMTNYVGIVRSNERIKRAEKKLKVLYEDNKRLYDHSELSVDLCELRNLITTAYLITQFSKKRTENCGGFYSLDCIK
- a CDS encoding cytochrome ubiquinol oxidase subunit I, whose product is MEDMLFYDRLQFAFTITFHYIFPQLTMGLSLMIVFFKWKYLRNNDEKYNNAAKFFMKIFAVNFTMGVVTGIPMEFQFGTNWAKFSELTGGIIGQTLAMEGMFSFFLESSFLALFIFGEKLMGQKLHFLTGFLVFLGSWASGWFILATNAWMQHPVGYEVLENGKFVLENFSALFTNPWLLPAFLHNQLASVVTSSFVVASIGAFYLLRKKQVEYGKLFLKTGVIFGLVSSLLVAFPTGDWNAKNVAKYQPAAFAAMEGIFETEEAGAEIVLVGQPNMVEKKLDNKIAVPNILSFLTHQDWNKQIPGMDQFKKEELPDNIPALYYSYHIMVGLGTIFIGVMLLSLFFLWRRKLYTLKPLLWVIMFLVPFPYIANLTGWYTAELGRQPYLVYGLLKTSDGISPTVSSGNTLFTLLGFVALYMLLGLLFLVLVGKTINEGPKHQKH
- a CDS encoding methyltransferase domain-containing protein; its protein translation is MKFSEAFWEKKYTNNKIGWDLGEVSPPLKTYFDQLINKNLKILIPGGGNSYEAEYLFNNGFKNVYVVDVSKIPLENLKKRAPAFPSEQLIHANFFDVETTFDLVIEQTFFCAIDPLLREKYALKMHHLLRAKGKLVGLLFDAKLNEDHPPFGGSKKEYLNYFKPFFKIQKMDSCYNSYPNRVEMELFIKLEK
- the nadA gene encoding quinolinate synthase NadA — encoded protein: METLETAKKNLTEKGFLDIKTPDINYVEEILKLKKEKNAVLLAHYYQIDEIQEIADFVGDSLALAQQAAKTDADMIVFAGVHFMAETAKILNPTKKVLLPDLLAGCSLADSCPPEDFAAFKKQHPDHLVVTYINCSAEIKALSDYVCTSSNARKIIDSIPLDQPIIFAPDRNLGAYLNKETGREMLLWDGACMVHEAFSMEKLIDLYKEHPDAELIAHPESEAHMLKVAKYIGSTSGLLNHVRNSEKKKFIVATEAGILFQMLQENPDKIIIPAPAKEDNTCACSECAYMKMNTMKKLYLCLKHELPDIEVDAELCKKAIIPINRMLELSK